In Myotis daubentonii chromosome 6, mMyoDau2.1, whole genome shotgun sequence, a genomic segment contains:
- the TDRD6 gene encoding tudor domain-containing protein 6, translating to MCSTPGLPTPGTSLALRVSFVAVHSEVIPVQLWGLVGERRDEYLRLSQEIQEAAATRGPWALGGASALPGELCLVQVGLRWHRGRVAGRQGQDSRVFLLDEGRTVTAGAGSLVPGRSEFFHLPSEVLGCVLAGLVPAGGGGGRPQHWPASALAFLSSLQGKELRGQVLDVLLPHRLVFLEVPALFQQMEELGLARRIPHSLFRSLLKRYLPAAAASAGLGSGAPALQRVLPKQEQPSLDYFCPQLQLGVTEPMVVTQVCHPHRIHCQLRSFSQEIRRLSESMAHIYRGSVGTGEENDASAPWEGEKESPDKSGSPCASCGLDGRWYRAVLLETFRPQRCAQVLHIDFGRKELVSCSSLRYLLPEYFRMPVVTYPCALYGLWDGGRGWSRSQVGGLKALILGRAVNAKIEFYCSFEHVYYVTLYGEDGMNLNCAFGVQSCCLIDRFLQSPGTEEEEEEEEEEEEEEEEEEEEEEEEEEEPELALYCQSPAEEVEQELSLPALRSVRLKINAFYDAQVEFVQDPSEFWIRLRKHRGSFRKLMKRMGSFYSSARKLDGIVLKPKSDDLCCVKWTENGYYRAVVTRLDAKNVDVFLVDRGNSEKVDWCDVRMLLPQFRRLPGLALRCALADIWPVVGTWSQEAISFFKKTVLHKELVIHVLDKQDKQYVVEILDESRTGEENIGKVIAQAGYAKYQEYETQENIPGGTHSPEHVSNHFSAEKNKIPSAKGDNKTTCVSEALADTIVGTNVSTGLVVQGKEKRMSVYSPLLQNLEIKLGSSCKGEIKIGSTMEVKVSYAKNPGYFWCQLTRHRQEFKALMCDIQDYCKNTPTPYQGSTPACLAKRTANGKWSRALIRNTQSPENVKVVFVDYGDKDVVSVMNICAISEAFLKVKAQAFRCSLYNLIEPTGQNPFAWGEKAIKVFREFVVNAWKDNLELKCTVFATASTGDEELFYIVDLLTPFQSASHILVEKGLARPIKLPKLLGFPIQLCSYYYSTHDIKIGSEELVLVTHVVDPWTFYCQLGRNAHILEELSCSIIQLNKTLLNIKKKPLIPGDLCLAKDTDRNWSRGIMIEKDPNKVFFVDFGNIRVVTNDDLLSIPSDACDVLFLPMQGIRCSLSDIPDHIPEEVTTWFQETILGKLLKAVVVAKDPDGGLMIELYDDSIQINANINEKLALLGYKGRERKKEESEVLSTTEALDVKKKYMKLSPMEYLSKQVENKIYNMEILTESDKPKGSSAGKELKLSQSSTKTNVVSQHRNSVGNEKSEVSSLIEKKEKRKVIELEVTPLERKRGDSCNKNLPIKLSEFPQKTIKPGFKTTVYISHINDLSDFYVQLTEDEAALSRLSERLNDVSIKPKCYAGPPLQRGDMICATFPDDNLWYRAVVKEKQPSDLLSVQFIDYGNVSMIPTNKIGKLDLVHALLPRLCIHCSLQGLWVPEILHCKEMIRYFSQRTDEAPIKCEFVKFQDRWEVILADEHGIIAEDMISRYTFSEKSEVGLSIQIMNGAFSKSANKTESGTSVFLNWYNPKMKMIRAYATVVDGPEYFWCQFADTEKLQYLEGRLQSAGEWTADGRSCISCPHIGDPCIVRYREDGHLYRALITNICKDSLVSVRLVDFGNIEDCVDPKSLWTIPSELMVIPMQAFPCCLLGFHISEGVCPQEGNDIFYEIVTEDVLEITILEIKKDICDIPLAIVDLKSKGESINEKMKRYSKIGIRNSDLPYEKNGPGIKGTLRSPGPDVRLKKPCSKAGQEKALYVEPQTDEFSVRIEKDLNMIETKPNKFHDPKMDTIFEAFENPCKDKIGTEVLGGQVECHLVDKAKFDDEPMTGLNVLLPRADETDEILELNSLEMLLSPDDESKEFVDLESMELQHSLVGDEEKEEPGLVPPVEPLPLVCDTEATLEPFTVQLPLTCEAEKQPELDLPTAQLCLESLCAEDTRESSCVEWCDDQHMLPLHLHGKDCDPKTQVEMNIHKEEFTEYKHRDAISSLTSLLSEEEPRDEQKHGALPEVAAQPENTYTLKGFTVGSKCVVWSRHTWSKCEILEIAEEGTKVLNLSNGMEEIVNPENVWNGIPKLDKSPSEKRGLEVT from the exons ATGTGCTCCACCCCCGGGCTGCCCACGCCCGGGACCTCGCTGGCCCTGAGGGTGTCCTTCGTGGCCGTGCATTCTGAGGTGATCCCGGTGCAGCTCTGGGGGCTGGTGGGCGAGCGGCGGGACGAGTACCTGCGGCTGAGCCAAGAGATCCAGGAAGCGGCGGCCACGCGCGGCCCGTGGGCGCTGGGCGGCGCCTCGGCTCTGCCCGGCGAGCTGTGCCTGGTGCAGGTGGGGCTCCGGTGGCACCGCGGCCGGGTGGCCGGCCGGCAGGGCCAGGACAGCCGCGTCTTCCTGCTGGACGAGGGCCGCACCGTCACGGCGGGCGCGGGCTCGCTGGTGCCCGGGCGCAGCGAGTTCTTCCACCTGCCCTCGGAGGTGCTGGGCTGCGTGCTGGCCGGCCTGGTGCCcgcggggggcggcggcggcaggcCCCAGCACTGGCCGGCCAGCGCCCTGGCCTTCCTCAGCAGCCTGCAGGGCAAGGAGCTGCGCGGGCAGGTCCTGGACGTGCTGCTCCCGCACCGCCTGGTCTTCCTGGAGGTGCCCGCGCTGTTCCAGCAGATGGaggagctgggcctggccaggcGGATCCCGCACAGCCTCTTCCGCTCGCTGCTCAAACGCTACCtgccggcggcggcggcctcgGCCGGCCTGGGCTCCGGGGCCCCCGCCTTGCAGCGAGTCCTGCCCAAGCAGGAGCAGCCCAGCCTGGATTACTTCTGCCCGCAGCTGCAGCTGGGCGTGACGGAGCCCATGGTGGTGACGCAGGTGTGCCACCCCCACCGCATCCATTGCCAGCTGCGGAGCTTCTCGCAGGAGATTCGCCGCCTCTCCGAGAGCATGGCCCACATCTACCGGGGTTCCGTGGGGACCGGGGAGGAGAACGACGCCAGTGCCCcctgggagggggagaaggaaagcCCGGACAAGTCGGGCTCTCCGTGTGCATCCTGCGGGTTGGACGGACGTTGGTACAGGGCGGTCTTGCTCGAGACCTTTCGGCCGCAGCGCTGTGCCCAGGTGCTTCACATCGACTTCGGCAGGAAGGAGCTAGTGAGCTGCAGCAGCCTGCGCTACTTGCTGCCGGAGTACTTCCGGATGCCCGTGGTCACCTACCCCTGTGCCTTGTATGGTCTCTGGGACGGTGGCCGCGGCTGGTCTCGGTCCCAGGTCGGTGGCCTGAAGGCACTGATACTGGGCCGGGCCGTGAATGCAAAGATTGAGTTTTACTGCTCCTTCGAGCATGTGTATTACGTCACCCTCTATGGAGAAGATGGGATGAATCTTAACTGTGCCTTTGGGGTACAGTCCTGTTGCCTGATTGATAGATTCCTTCAGAGCCCAGgaacagaggaggaggaagaggaggaggaggaggaagaggaggaggaggaggaagaagaggaggaggaggaggaggaagaggaggagcccGAATTAGCCCTTTACTGTCAGTCTCCTGCTGAAGAAGTGGAGCAAGAGCTTTCACTCCCAGCCCTGAGGTCTGTCCGTTTAAAGATTAATGCCTTCTATGATGCCCAGGTCGAGTTTGTTCAAGATCCTTCTGAGTTCTGGATCCGGTTGCGGAAACACAGGGGCTCCTTCCGCAAGCTGATGAAGAGAATGGGCAGTTTCTATTCCTCGGCCAGGAAGTTGGATGGGATCGTTTTGAAACCGAAATCTGATGACCTCTGCTGTGTGAAATGGACTGAGAATGGTTACTATCGGGCTGTGGTGACCAGATTGGACGCCAAGAATGTGGATGTATTCTTAGTTGATCGAGGCAATTCGGAGAAGGTGGACTGGTGTGACGTGAGGATGCTGCTTCCTCAGTTCAGACGGCTGCCAGGATTGGCTCTGAGGTGCGCTCTGGCTGACATTTGGCCTGTGGTAGGAACCTGGAGCCAGGAggcaatttccttttttaaaaagactgtgcTCCACAAAGAATTAGTCATCCATGTCCTTGATAAGCAGGATAAGCAGTATGTTGTGGAGATTCTTGATGAATCAAGAACAGGGGAAGAAAACATTGGTAAGGTAATTGCTCAAGCTGGATATGCCAAGTATCAGGAATATGAAACCCAGGAAAATATCCCTGGAGGTACCCACTCCCCAGAGCATGTTTCAAACCATTTCAGTGCTGAGAAGAACAAAATACCTTCTGCCAAGGGAGATAATAAAACTACATGTGTTTCAGAAGCTTTGGCAGACACAATAGTTGGTACAAATGTTTCAACGGGACTAGTTGTgcagggaaaagagaaaagaatgtctGTTTATTCTCCTCTTCTACAGAACTTGGAAATTAAGCTAGGCTCTTCTTgtaaaggagagataaaaatTGGAAGCACAATGGAAGTCAAAGTGTCTTATGCTAAAAACCCTGGCTATTTCTGGTGCCAGCTGACCAGGCACAGGCAAGAATTTAAAGCTTTAATGTGTGATATTCAGGACTATTGCAAGAATACCCCTACTCCTTACCAGGGATCCACCCCCGCTTGCTTGGCAAAGCGAACAGCAAATGGAAAATGGTCCAGAGCTCTGATCAGGAATACACAATCTCCAGAGAATGTCAAAGTAGTATTTGTAGATTATGGAGACAAAGATGTGGTATCTGTGATGAATATTTGCGCAATTAGTGAAGCATTTCTCAAAGTTAAGGCTCAGGCTTTTAGGTGCAGTCTTTATAACTTAATTGAACCAACTGGCCAAAATCCTTTTGCTTGGGGTGAAAAGGCAATAAAAGTTTTCCGTGAATTTGTAGTCAATGCGTGGAAAGACAATCTAGAATTAAAATGCACAGTATTTGCCACTGCATCAACAGGTGACGAGGAACTGTTTTATATCGTGGATTTGCTAACACCCTTTCAGAGTGCAAGCCATATTTTGGTAGAAAAAGGACTTGCAAGACCAATCAAACTTCCGAAGCTGCTGGGGTTCCCCATTCAGCTATGTTCTTACTACTATTCAACACATGATATAAAAATCGGAAGTGAAGAATTAGTGCTTGTAACACATGTTGTTGACCCTTGGACATTTTATTGCCAGTTGGGAAGAAATGCCCATATTTTAGAAGAGTTGTCCTGTTCTATTATACAATTAAATAAAACTTtgctgaacattaaaaaaaaacccttgatTCCTGGGGACTTGTGCCTTGCTAAGGATACTGACAGAAATTGGAGTAGGGGGATAATGATAGAAAAAGACCcaaataaagtcttttttgttgattttggcAACATTCGTGTGGTAACAAATGATGATCTGCTTTCCATACCTAGTGATGCATGTGATGTCTTATTTTTGCCCATGCAGGGCATTAGATGCTCATTGTCTGATATTCCTGACCATATACCAGAAGAAGTGACAACATGGTTTCAGGAGACTATTTTAGGCAAGTTATTGAAGGCTGTGGTTGTAGCCAAAGATCCAGATGGAGGACTGATGATAGAACTATATGATGACAGTATTCAAATTAATGCTAATATTAATGAGAAGTTAGCGTTACTTGGTTACAAAGGTAGGGAacgaaaaaaagaagaaagtgaagtACTCTCTACAACAGAAGCTCTTGatgtgaaaaagaaatatatgaagtTGTCACCTATGGAATATTTAAGCAAACAAGTAGAGAACAAGATATACAATATGGAGATCCTGACAGAATCAGACAAACCTAAGGGCAGCTCAGCAGGTAAGGAACTCAAACTTTCACAAAGTTCAACAAAGACAAACGTAGTCTCTCAACATCGCAACTCTGTGGGGAATGAAAAGAGTGAAGTGTCTTCattaatagaaaagaaagaaaaaaggaaagtcaTAGAACTAGAAGTCACtcctttagagagaaaaagaggagattCCTGTAACAAAAATTTGCCTATAAAATTGTCCGAGTTTCCACAGAAGACTATAAAGCCTGGCTTTAAAACAACTGTATATATTTCTCATATAAATGACCTTTCAGACTTTTATGTGCAACTAACAGAAGATGAAGCTGCACTCAGTCGTCtttcagagagattaaatgatGTTAGCATAAAGCCCAAATGTTATGCAGGTCCTCCTTTGCAAAGAGGAGATATGATATGTGCCACTTTCCCAGATGACAATTTGTGGTATCGTGCTGTGGTCAAGGAAAAACAACCCAGTGACCTTCTTTCCGTACAATTTATAGATTATGGCAATGTTTCCATGATTCCTACTAACAAGATAGGTAAACTTGACCTTGTTCATGCCCTGTTACCAAGGTTGTGCATTCACTGCTCCTTACAGGGACTTTGGGTTCCTGAGATTCTACATTGTAAAGAAATGATTCGTTACTTTTCTCAAAGGACAGACGAGGCTccaataaaatgtgaatttgttAAATTCCAAGACAGATGGGAAGTTATTCTTGCTGATGAACATGGGATCATAGCAGAAGATATGATCAGCAGATATACTTTCAGTGAAAAATCTGAAGTAGGACTTTCCATCCAAATAATGAATGGTGCCTTTTCCAAGTCGGCCAACAAAACAGAGAGTGGCACTTCAGTATTTCTTAACTGGTATAATCCCAAGATGAAAATGATAAGAGCTTATGCCACTGTGGTAGATGGACCTGAATATTTTTGGTGTCAGTTTGCTGATACTGAGAAACTTCAGTATTTAGAAGGAAGACTACAAAGTGCTGGAGAATGGACAGCAGATGGGAGAAGCTGTATCTCGTGTCCTCATATTGGAGATCCTTGCATAGTGAGATACAGAGAAGATGGGCACTTGTACAGGGCACTTATCACCAATATTTGCAAAGATTCTCTTGTATCTGTCAGGCTTGTGGACTTTGGGAACATTGAAGACTGCGTGGACCCCAAATCCCTCTGGACCATTCCTTCTGAACTTATGGTGATCCCCATGCAAGCCTTTCCCTGTTGTCTCTTGGGATTTCATATTTCAGAGGGTGTGTGCCCTCAAGAgggaaatgacattttttatgAAATCGTAACGGAAGATGTGTTGGAGATAACaatcttagaaataaaaaaggatatttgTGATATCCCTTTAGCAATTGTTGACTTGAAAAGCAAAGGCGAAAGTattaatgagaaaatgaaaaggtaTTCTAAGATTGGTATTAGAAACAGTGATCTGCCCTATGAAAAAAATGGCCCAGGGATCAAGGGAACTCTTAGATCCCCTGGTCCTGATGTCAGACTTAAGAAACCATGTAGTAAGGCCGGGCAAGAGAAAGCATTATATGTGGAACCACAGACAGATGAGTTCTCTGTAAGAATTGAGAAAGACTTAAACATGATTGAAACCAAGCCAAATAAATTCCATGACCCCAAAATGGATACCATTTTTGAAGCTTTTGAAAACCCATGCAAAGACAAGATTGGCACTGAGGTCCTGGGAGGTCAAGTAGAGTGCCATTTGGTTGACAAAGCAAAGTTTGATGATGAACCAATGACAGGATTGAATGTGTTATTACCGCGTGCTGATGAAACAGATGAGATACTAGAACTGAATTCACTTGAAATGCTGCTTTCTCCTGATGATGAATCAAAAGAATTCGTGGACCTGGAATCCATGGAGTTACAGCATTCCCTAGTCGgggatgaagaaaaagaagaaccaGGCCTGGTGCCTCCTGTTGAGCCACTCCCCCTGGTCTGCGACACAGAagccaccctggagcccttcacAGTGCAGCTGCCCCTCACTTGTGAGGCCGAGAAGCAGCCAGAACTAGACTTACCTACAGCCCAGCTGTGCCTAGAATCCCTGTGTGCTGAGGACACGAGAGAGTCAAGCTGCGTGGAATGGTGTGATGACCAACATATGTTGCCATTGCATCTGCATGGAAAGGATTGTGATCCCAAGACACAGGTAGAAATGAACATACATAAAGAAGAATTTACAGAATATAAACACAGAGATGCCATTTCCTCATTGACGTCTCTGCTTTCTGAGGAAGAACCCAGAGATGAGCAGAAACACGGTGCTTTACCAGAGGTCGCAG CTCAACCAGAGAACACGTACACTTTGAAAGGATTTACTGTTGGATCCAAATGTGTTGTGTGGTCAAGACACACATGGTCTAAATGTGAGATTTTGGAAATAGCTGAAGAAGGTACAAAG GTTTTGAACCTTTCAAATGGTATGGAGGAGATAGTAAACCCTGAGAATGTCTGGAATGGCATACCAAAATTGGATAAGAGTCCATCTGAG AAAAGGGGCCTGGAGGTCACATAG